A single window of Arcobacter venerupis DNA harbors:
- a CDS encoding class I SAM-dependent methyltransferase: protein MAQNDKLKWDKKYENTPFLLQKREASKKLINLLDKVKGKKALDVACGAGRNSIYLASKGFEVLAIDISQVALNELAKKNFKNITCKLVDLDDYEIPKNSYDLIIMTNFLDRNLIPKLASALKIDGILFIETYMHHMLNEKPASNPDFLLQKDELKTFFDDNFEILDYDEFENEDCELFKMKKQSIEVKRV from the coding sequence ATGGCACAAAATGACAAATTAAAATGGGACAAAAAATATGAAAATACTCCATTTTTACTCCAAAAAAGAGAAGCAAGTAAGAAACTAATAAATTTATTAGATAAAGTAAAAGGTAAAAAGGCTCTTGATGTGGCTTGTGGAGCTGGAAGAAATTCTATTTATTTGGCATCAAAAGGTTTTGAAGTTCTTGCTATTGATATTTCACAAGTTGCATTAAATGAACTTGCTAAAAAGAATTTTAAAAATATAACTTGTAAGTTAGTTGATTTAGATGATTATGAAATTCCTAAAAACTCTTATGACCTGATTATAATGACAAATTTTCTTGATAGAAATCTAATACCAAAATTAGCATCTGCACTCAAAATTGATGGAATTCTTTTTATAGAAACTTATATGCACCATATGTTAAATGAAAAACCAGCTTCAAATCCTGATTTCTTATTACAAAAAGATGAGTTAAAAACTTTTTTTGATGATAACTTTGAAATTTTAGATTATGATGAATTTGAAAATGAAGATTGTGAATTATTTAAAATGAAAAAACAATCAATAGAAGTAAAAAGAGTTTAA
- a CDS encoding AraC family transcriptional regulator, protein MNELLDLSRKDLINFLKDKFDEKEGLLNTKIPSLHLYSTTTLSEFVSVIFEPSICIALQGSKAVGFGDDMYGYNESKFLLASTHVPANVRIEEASEEKPYLALKITFSLEQIYEVLKELNDTQAKSKKKPDKGLFFDDMSMDLLNPISRLIKLLDTPQKNIDFLSPFIIKEILYVLLNGNSGDFLKQYVMEGSISSQIVKVITEIRNNFAENLNIKELSKKMSISESSLYTNFKKITTLTPIQFQKKLRLEEAKQMLLNQNIDASQVAFLVGYESPSQFSREYSRMYGLPPKAHISLLKANIA, encoded by the coding sequence ATGAATGAATTATTAGATTTGAGCAGAAAAGATTTAATAAATTTTTTAAAAGACAAATTTGATGAAAAAGAAGGCTTACTTAATACAAAAATACCTTCTTTACATCTTTATTCAACAACAACATTATCTGAATTTGTAAGTGTAATTTTTGAACCATCAATTTGTATTGCATTACAAGGTTCAAAAGCTGTAGGTTTTGGTGATGATATGTATGGATACAATGAATCAAAGTTTTTATTAGCTTCAACACATGTTCCAGCAAATGTTAGAATTGAAGAAGCCTCTGAAGAAAAACCTTATCTAGCTTTAAAAATTACATTTAGTTTAGAACAAATTTATGAAGTATTAAAAGAGCTAAATGATACACAAGCTAAATCAAAAAAGAAACCAGATAAAGGTCTATTTTTTGATGATATGAGTATGGATTTATTAAACCCTATTTCAAGATTGATTAAACTTTTAGATACTCCTCAAAAAAATATTGATTTCTTATCACCATTTATTATCAAAGAGATTTTATATGTTTTACTAAATGGAAATAGTGGAGATTTTTTAAAACAATATGTTATGGAAGGTTCAATATCAAGTCAGATTGTAAAAGTAATCACTGAAATTAGAAATAATTTTGCAGAAAATTTAAATATTAAAGAATTATCAAAAAAAATGTCAATTAGTGAATCATCTTTATATACAAATTTTAAAAAAATAACAACACTAACACCGATACAATTCCAAAAAAAACTTAGACTTGAAGAAGCAAAACAGATGTTATTAAATCAAAATATTGATGCATCACAAGTAGCTTTTCTTGTGGGTTATGAAAGTCCTTCACAATTTAGTCGCGAATACTCAAGAATGTATGGATTACCGCCAAAAGCACATATAAGTCTTCTAAAAGCAAATATTGCATAA
- a CDS encoding TetR/AcrR family transcriptional regulator, translated as MKTKKDTKDLLLEITFDEVYTYGYQGASVLKILEKAELNKGSLYHYFKNKKEMVLEAVEIKSREIFGQKYEAIVNGNAPYLENFEKMLIESYDLISQRGCPLANLIQEMSNHDKEFEILLNKQYDGLRNIIENIIIKAVENNELSSKDTKELSLFILSTIEGNILTAKAFKDRNIYIRNTKYLFYCLKLSTIY; from the coding sequence ATGAAAACAAAAAAAGATACAAAAGATTTATTATTAGAGATTACATTTGATGAAGTTTATACCTATGGTTATCAAGGGGCTTCAGTATTAAAAATCTTAGAAAAAGCAGAACTTAATAAAGGTTCTTTATACCACTATTTTAAAAATAAAAAAGAGATGGTACTAGAAGCTGTTGAAATAAAAAGTAGAGAAATCTTTGGACAAAAATATGAAGCAATAGTAAATGGAAATGCTCCATATTTAGAAAATTTTGAGAAAATGTTGATAGAATCATATGATTTAATATCTCAAAGAGGTTGTCCTTTAGCAAATCTAATTCAAGAGATGTCAAATCATGATAAAGAATTTGAAATACTGTTAAACAAACAGTATGATGGATTAAGAAATATTATTGAAAACATAATCATTAAAGCTGTAGAAAATAATGAACTCTCTTCAAAAGATACAAAAGAGTTATCATTATTTATACTTAGCACTATTGAAGGAAATATCTTAACAGCAAAGGCTTTTAAAGATAGAAATATTTATATTAGAAATACTAAATATTTATTTTATTGTTTAAAATTAAGCACAATTTATTAA
- a CDS encoding beta-ketoacyl synthase N-terminal-like domain-containing protein, translating into MKRVVITGMDMITSLGKDMNSSFSNIIRGEIEITKISNFDASQLPV; encoded by the coding sequence ATGAAAAGAGTTGTAATAACTGGAATGGATATGATTACTTCACTTGGAAAAGATATGAACAGCTCTTTTTCAAATATTATAAGAGGTGAAATTGAAATTACAAAAATATCAAATTTTGATGCATCACAACTTCCTGTTTAA
- a CDS encoding SDR family oxidoreductase has product MKTNNKNTILITGGASGIGYEFAKQLCETNTVIITGRNKQKLEKAKEELKNIHIFECDMSSAKDIKALYEIISYEFPELNILINNAGIMKKIDLQKESNYEILTEEITTNLNGTIFMSTLFLPLLKKQKQASIINITSALGFVPLAASPIYCASKAALQSFTKSLRIQLKNTNINVYDIAPSVTKTAITDQFSNEELKKMKIMTTTTLVNSSLKEINKGTKDIGIGETNALKMLNRISPSFALNMINKV; this is encoded by the coding sequence ATGAAAACAAATAATAAAAACACAATTTTAATTACAGGAGGAGCAAGTGGTATTGGTTATGAATTTGCGAAACAACTTTGTGAAACAAATACCGTAATTATCACAGGACGAAATAAACAAAAGTTAGAAAAAGCAAAAGAAGAACTAAAAAATATTCATATTTTTGAATGTGATATGTCAAGTGCTAAAGATATAAAAGCCTTATATGAAATTATTTCATATGAATTCCCAGAACTTAATATTTTAATCAATAATGCAGGTATTATGAAAAAAATAGACTTGCAAAAAGAGTCAAATTATGAAATTCTTACAGAAGAGATTACAACAAATTTAAATGGTACTATTTTTATGAGTACACTATTTTTACCACTTCTTAAAAAGCAAAAACAAGCTTCTATAATAAATATAACATCTGCATTAGGTTTTGTACCATTAGCAGCTAGTCCAATTTATTGTGCATCAAAAGCAGCTTTACAATCATTTACAAAATCATTACGAATACAGTTGAAAAATACAAATATTAATGTTTATGACATAGCTCCATCTGTAACAAAAACAGCAATCACAGATCAATTTAGTAATGAAGAACTTAAGAAAATGAAAATAATGACAACTACAACACTTGTGAATAGTTCACTAAAAGAGATTAATAAAGGTACAAAAGATATTGGAATAGGTGAAACAAATGCATTAAAAATGTTAAATCGTATTTCTCCAAGTTTCGCTCTTAATATGATTAATAAAGTTTAA
- a CDS encoding efflux RND transporter periplasmic adaptor subunit, whose product MHKNKYLFLISLLSVTFLLVGCESQVKDPRLEDKVVSVISIKKANNQEQSFTGIVTAKVQSNLGFRVSGKIINRFVDNGQEVKKGQALMKIDNNDLNLSIAAKDNAVKALEARFILANTDEKRYKKLLTVNAISQQAYDQAKSAADSIYAELNAAKAQVQVARNEALYSILYADSNGTIVEVLGEAGQVVNAGQTVIKLAHSGSREAAVDLPETVRPELNSKAQAKLFGNDVISSVILRQLSDSADASTRTYEARYILSGDMQKAPIGATVTVYLSTNESSSDIEVPLGAITNEGKGAGVWMYDSSTSTISFKKVEITSLTSETAIIKSGLGLNDKIVALGAHYLHEGQKVRLSDRVIE is encoded by the coding sequence ATGCATAAAAATAAATATCTTTTTTTAATATCACTATTATCCGTAACTTTTCTTTTAGTTGGCTGTGAATCACAAGTGAAAGATCCTCGTTTAGAAGATAAAGTTGTAAGTGTAATTAGTATAAAAAAAGCAAATAATCAAGAGCAAAGTTTTACAGGTATTGTAACTGCAAAAGTTCAAAGTAATTTAGGATTTAGGGTATCAGGTAAAATTATCAATCGTTTTGTAGATAATGGTCAAGAGGTTAAAAAAGGACAAGCTTTAATGAAAATTGATAATAATGACCTTAATTTATCAATAGCAGCAAAAGATAACGCTGTAAAAGCTTTAGAAGCACGATTTATATTAGCCAATACAGATGAAAAAAGATATAAAAAATTATTAACTGTTAATGCAATCTCTCAACAAGCTTATGATCAAGCAAAATCAGCAGCAGATTCAATATATGCAGAACTAAATGCTGCAAAAGCACAAGTTCAAGTTGCAAGAAATGAAGCTTTATATTCAATATTGTATGCAGATTCAAATGGAACAATAGTTGAAGTTCTTGGTGAGGCTGGACAAGTTGTAAATGCTGGACAAACAGTTATTAAATTAGCGCACAGTGGCTCAAGGGAAGCAGCCGTGGATTTACCTGAAACCGTACGTCCTGAATTAAACTCAAAAGCACAAGCTAAGCTTTTTGGTAATGATGTTATAAGTAGTGTTATTTTACGTCAATTATCTGATTCAGCAGATGCATCTACAAGAACATATGAAGCACGTTATATTTTAAGTGGTGATATGCAAAAAGCTCCAATAGGCGCAACAGTAACAGTTTATTTATCAACTAATGAAAGTAGTAGTGATATAGAAGTTCCATTGGGTGCAATAACGAATGAAGGAAAAGGTGCAGGAGTATGGATGTATGATTCATCTACTTCTACAATTTCATTTAAAAAAGTTGAAATTACTTCATTAACTTCTGAAACTGCTATTATAAAAAGTGGTCTTGGACTAAATGACAAAATTGTAGCTTTAGGTGCTCACTATTTACATGAGGGACAAAAAGTGAGATTGAGTGACAGGGTAATAGAATGA
- a CDS encoding efflux RND transporter permease subunit, with protein MKGFNLSALAVKERAITLFLLVSFAFAGIYAFSKLGRAEDPSFTIKIMTVTSVWPGATVEEMQNLVAEPLEKRLQELRWYDHVETLMRPGYTNMTLFFKDTMPPKEVAEQFYEARKKLGDEAKSLPSGVVGPFINDEYSDVTFTLYSLKSSDLPQRKLAREAEVLRQQLLHVDGVKKVHIYGEQAEKIFVEFSYAKLANLGINPKAIFSAIQNQNSMTASGSINTKGAEVFIRLDSSYDDLEKIRNTAIVANGHTFKLSDIAQVKRGYEDPASYQIHNEGEPTLILGVVMKEGFNGLTLGENLQNEENKIISQLPTGISFTKITDQGVVIKDSIDEFLMKFVVALCVVMLVSLISMGWRVGIVVAAAVPLTLAIVFIIMIMTDRVLDRVTLGSLIIGLGLLVDDAIIAIEMMVVKLEEGLDKIQAASYAWTHAAAPMLSGTLVTIIGFIPIGFAHSTAGEYAGNIFWIVGFALLVSWVVAVVFTPYLGVKLLPNIKPIEGGHEAIYNTPNYKRLRKAVTWGVNHKKSVIFTVIGLFLVSGIGMGMLKQQFFPTSDRSEVLADIQMPKGSSIEATKAVVTEVETWLLKQPEAKNVTSYIGAGATRFFFSYNPELPDPSFAKIIIKTANSQDRDNLKWRFREEVVKGLGSSAHVRVSQLVFGPFPLYPVDFRVMGENTDKLREIANEIKAVMTDNPNTREINQDWGELTPEVHFALDQSRLRLIGLTPQDVSEQLQFLLKGIPLTQVREDIRTVDIVARSNGTDRLSPDKLTNLTLTTNEGKAIPLSQLGEIKVTDEDSFLRRRDRTPTISVRCDIAEGLQPPQVSNEIYQAIKPIIAKLPQGYRIEVGGNIEDSEKANKALLPIFPIMIILTLFVIVVQVRSLSMMTMVFLTAPLGLIGAVPILLLFNQPFGFNAILGLIGLSGILMRNTLILIVQIKDNEKRGHHSYDAIIEATVQRARPVILTALAAALAFIPLTHSVFWGSMAYTLIGGTIGGTALILLFLPALYAAWFKIKPVETRILS; from the coding sequence ATGAAAGGGTTTAATCTTTCAGCACTTGCTGTAAAAGAAAGGGCTATTACACTTTTTCTTCTGGTTTCTTTTGCTTTTGCAGGTATTTATGCTTTTTCAAAATTAGGTCGTGCAGAAGATCCCTCTTTTACGATTAAAATTATGACAGTAACTTCAGTTTGGCCAGGAGCAACTGTTGAAGAGATGCAAAACTTAGTTGCAGAACCACTTGAAAAAAGGTTGCAAGAACTAAGATGGTATGACCATGTTGAGACTTTAATGCGTCCTGGTTATACAAATATGACACTTTTTTTCAAAGATACTATGCCTCCAAAAGAAGTTGCAGAACAGTTTTATGAAGCTCGTAAAAAATTAGGAGATGAGGCTAAAAGTTTGCCCTCAGGTGTAGTTGGCCCTTTTATTAATGATGAATATTCAGATGTAACTTTTACTTTATACTCTTTAAAATCTTCTGATTTACCCCAAAGAAAACTTGCTCGTGAAGCTGAAGTTTTACGTCAACAACTCTTACATGTTGATGGGGTTAAAAAAGTACATATTTATGGTGAACAAGCTGAAAAAATCTTTGTTGAATTCTCTTATGCCAAATTAGCAAATTTAGGAATTAATCCAAAAGCTATTTTTAGTGCTATTCAAAATCAAAATAGTATGACTGCTTCTGGTTCGATTAATACCAAAGGAGCTGAAGTTTTCATTAGACTAGACTCATCTTATGATGATTTGGAAAAAATTCGCAATACCGCCATTGTTGCCAATGGACATACTTTTAAACTTTCAGATATTGCTCAAGTCAAACGGGGTTATGAAGATCCTGCTAGTTATCAAATTCATAATGAGGGAGAACCTACACTTATTTTAGGTGTTGTTATGAAAGAGGGATTTAATGGTCTTACCCTTGGAGAAAATTTACAAAATGAAGAAAATAAAATTATTTCACAACTTCCTACTGGTATAAGTTTTACAAAAATAACTGACCAAGGTGTTGTAATTAAAGACTCTATTGATGAATTTTTAATGAAATTTGTTGTGGCTCTTTGTGTTGTTATGCTTGTAAGCCTAATTAGTATGGGATGGAGAGTTGGCATTGTTGTAGCTGCTGCTGTTCCACTTACTTTGGCAATTGTTTTTATTATTATGATTATGACAGATAGAGTATTAGATCGTGTGACCTTGGGTTCTTTAATTATTGGATTAGGGCTTTTAGTTGATGATGCAATTATTGCTATTGAGATGATGGTTGTAAAACTTGAAGAGGGCTTAGATAAAATACAAGCAGCATCTTATGCTTGGACACATGCAGCAGCTCCTATGTTATCAGGAACACTTGTAACTATTATTGGTTTTATTCCAATTGGTTTTGCCCATTCAACAGCGGGAGAATATGCTGGTAATATTTTTTGGATAGTTGGTTTTGCTCTTCTTGTTTCTTGGGTAGTTGCTGTTGTATTTACACCTTATTTAGGAGTAAAACTACTTCCTAATATTAAACCAATAGAAGGTGGACATGAAGCTATTTATAATACTCCAAATTATAAAAGATTACGAAAAGCAGTTACTTGGGGTGTTAATCATAAAAAATCAGTTATTTTTACTGTAATTGGATTGTTTTTAGTATCTGGTATTGGAATGGGTATGTTAAAACAACAATTTTTCCCTACATCAGATAGATCTGAAGTATTAGCAGATATTCAAATGCCAAAAGGAAGTAGTATTGAAGCTACAAAAGCAGTTGTTACTGAAGTTGAAACTTGGCTTTTAAAACAACCAGAAGCCAAAAATGTTACTTCATATATAGGTGCTGGAGCTACAAGATTTTTCTTTTCATATAATCCAGAATTGCCAGATCCATCATTTGCAAAAATCATTATTAAAACAGCAAATTCACAAGATAGAGATAATTTAAAATGGAGATTTAGAGAAGAAGTTGTAAAGGGTTTAGGCTCAAGTGCACATGTTAGAGTTTCTCAATTAGTATTTGGACCTTTCCCTTTATATCCTGTGGATTTTCGTGTTATGGGTGAAAATACAGATAAACTAAGAGAAATTGCTAATGAAATAAAAGCTGTTATGACAGATAATCCAAACACAAGAGAAATCAATCAAGACTGGGGAGAACTTACTCCAGAAGTTCATTTTGCGTTGGATCAATCTCGTTTAAGATTGATTGGTTTAACACCACAAGATGTATCTGAACAGCTACAGTTTTTACTTAAAGGTATTCCTCTTACTCAAGTGCGAGAAGATATTAGAACAGTTGATATAGTTGCACGAAGTAATGGAACTGATCGTTTAAGTCCTGATAAACTTACAAATTTAACATTGACAACAAATGAAGGTAAAGCTATTCCTCTTTCTCAATTAGGAGAAATTAAAGTTACAGATGAAGATTCATTTTTACGCAGAAGAGATAGAACACCAACAATTAGTGTTAGATGTGACATTGCTGAAGGTTTACAACCACCTCAAGTTTCTAATGAGATTTATCAAGCAATTAAGCCAATAATAGCAAAATTACCACAAGGTTATCGTATTGAAGTTGGAGGAAATATTGAAGATTCAGAGAAAGCAAATAAAGCACTTTTACCAATTTTCCCTATTATGATAATTTTAACACTTTTTGTTATTGTAGTTCAAGTAAGATCTCTTTCAATGATGACAATGGTATTTTTAACAGCACCTCTTGGTTTAATTGGGGCAGTTCCTATTTTACTTTTGTTTAATCAACCATTTGGATTTAATGCAATTTTAGGACTTATTGGACTCTCTGGGATTTTGATGAGGAACACACTTATTTTAATTGTACAAATCAAAGATAATGAAAAAAGAGGGCATCATTCATATGATGCAATAATTGAAGCAACAGTTCAAAGAGCAAGACCAGTTATTTTAACAGCACTTGCTGCTGCATTGGCTTTCATCCCTTTAACTCATTCTGTATTTTGGGGTTCTATGGCATATACACTTATTGGTGGAACAATAGGTGGAACAGCACTAATTTTACTATTTTTACCAGCACTATATGCTGCTTGGTTTAAAATAAAACCAGTTGAAACTCGTATACTTAGCTAA
- a CDS encoding amidohydrolase, with the protein MKIFSFIMVFVFCLHAESISPLPSSNSLSSFEKSSTAFDIQTLKTLWKARINAILAQGVIPLIDAESSFNPSKFDLQDYAKIMDDKGVAMIAFSPQIGEKAYSKDSKLWHDSPSVLMNADASRYIPASTAGIYPAWTNESTAFVNETIKQVTKQNYPLLGEFEFKHYLSPRQYKNNETNRDTNITIDSQAGHLLFAFSQKSGLPFQIHYEIEDSLLKPLENMLDTYPKAKVIWCHLAQIRYHEKAQQYTPALVRDLIQRHPNLYFDLAFGDKDSLYKPSNEFHSTIWDRSSGKLKKEWAQLIEDYPYHFLTAFDIGGDRQDELNEKIEVSREVLKSLTPQTQKIVAYKAFWKLVFNEDI; encoded by the coding sequence ATGAAAATTTTCTCTTTTATTATGGTTTTTGTATTTTGTTTACATGCTGAATCTATTTCGCCTTTACCCTCTTCAAACTCTCTTTCATCCTTTGAAAAAAGCTCAACAGCCTTTGATATACAAACACTCAAAACATTATGGAAAGCTCGTATTAATGCAATACTAGCTCAAGGTGTTATTCCTTTGATTGATGCTGAATCATCATTTAATCCAAGTAAATTTGACTTACAAGATTACGCCAAAATAATGGATGATAAAGGTGTTGCAATGATTGCTTTTTCACCACAAATTGGAGAGAAAGCTTATTCTAAAGACTCAAAACTTTGGCATGATTCACCAAGTGTTTTGATGAATGCAGATGCATCAAGATATATTCCCGCAAGTACAGCTGGAATTTATCCTGCTTGGACAAATGAATCAACAGCCTTTGTAAACGAAACAATAAAACAAGTAACAAAACAAAATTATCCACTTTTAGGTGAGTTCGAATTTAAACATTACCTCTCACCTCGTCAATATAAAAACAATGAAACCAATAGAGATACAAATATTACTATAGATTCCCAAGCAGGACATCTGCTTTTTGCTTTCTCTCAAAAATCTGGACTTCCATTTCAAATACATTATGAAATAGAAGATTCTTTATTAAAACCTTTAGAAAACATGCTTGATACTTATCCAAAAGCCAAAGTTATTTGGTGTCATTTGGCTCAAATTCGTTACCATGAAAAAGCACAACAATATACTCCTGCTTTAGTGAGAGATTTAATCCAACGCCACCCAAATCTCTATTTTGATTTAGCTTTTGGTGATAAAGATTCACTTTATAAACCAAGTAATGAATTCCACTCAACGATTTGGGATAGAAGTTCAGGAAAACTAAAAAAAGAGTGGGCACAATTAATAGAAGATTATCCCTATCATTTTTTAACAGCCTTTGATATTGGTGGCGACCGTCAAGATGAGTTAAATGAAAAAATAGAAGTATCTCGTGAAGTTCTGAAAAGTTTAACTCCACAAACACAAAAAATAGTTGCATATAAAGCATTTTGGAAGTTGGTTTTTAATGAAGATATTTAG
- the ychF gene encoding redox-regulated ATPase YchF, producing MGLGVGIVGLPNVGKSTTFNALTKAQNAEAQNYPFCTIEPNKAIVPVPDKRLTALAKIVIPDKIQHSTIDFVDIAGLVRGASKGEGLGNQFLSNIREVEVILHMVRCFEDGNIIHVEGDVNPLRDIEIIETELIYADISQLEKKIDRLKKQSKSSKEAAASLVVAEDLFKHLEELQPVKTYENQDNEVFVALDKEMRFLSNKDVIYGANVDEDSLADGGNKFVDILKEHAASVGADVIVLCAKIEEELVGLEDEEATEFLADLGVSESGLEQIIHKAFDKLGLQSYFTAGKVEVRAWTIRKNTKAPQAAAVIHNDFEKGFIKAEVIAYEDFINLGGEAKCKEAGKLRLEGKEYVVQDGDIMHFRFNV from the coding sequence ATGGGATTAGGTGTAGGAATAGTAGGACTTCCAAATGTGGGTAAATCAACAACATTCAATGCTTTAACAAAAGCGCAAAATGCAGAGGCACAAAATTATCCATTTTGTACAATTGAGCCAAATAAAGCAATAGTTCCAGTTCCTGATAAAAGATTAACTGCCTTAGCAAAAATTGTTATCCCTGACAAAATCCAACATTCAACTATTGATTTTGTTGATATTGCAGGTCTTGTAAGAGGTGCTTCAAAGGGTGAGGGTTTAGGAAATCAATTTTTATCAAACATTAGAGAAGTTGAAGTTATTTTACATATGGTTAGATGTTTTGAAGATGGAAATATTATCCATGTTGAGGGTGATGTAAATCCTTTAAGAGATATTGAAATCATTGAAACAGAGTTAATCTATGCTGATATTTCTCAATTAGAGAAAAAAATTGATAGATTAAAAAAACAATCAAAATCTTCAAAAGAAGCAGCGGCATCTTTAGTTGTAGCAGAAGATTTATTTAAACACTTAGAAGAGTTACAACCTGTAAAAACTTATGAAAATCAAGACAATGAAGTATTTGTTGCACTTGACAAAGAGATGAGATTTTTATCAAATAAAGATGTAATTTATGGAGCAAATGTTGATGAAGATTCTCTAGCAGATGGTGGAAATAAATTTGTTGATATTTTAAAAGAACACGCAGCAAGTGTTGGTGCTGATGTTATTGTTCTTTGTGCAAAAATAGAAGAAGAACTTGTAGGTCTTGAAGATGAAGAAGCAACGGAGTTTTTAGCAGATTTAGGTGTTAGTGAATCAGGACTAGAGCAAATCATTCATAAAGCTTTTGATAAATTAGGATTACAATCTTATTTTACAGCTGGGAAAGTTGAAGTGAGAGCTTGGACTATTAGAAAAAATACAAAAGCACCACAAGCAGCGGCAGTTATTCATAATGATTTTGAAAAGGGATTCATTAAAGCTGAGGTTATAGCTTATGAAGATTTCATAAATTTAGGTGGTGAAGCTAAATGTAAAGAAGCTGGTAAATTAAGACTTGAAGGTAAAGAGTATGTTGTTCAAGATGGTGATATTATGCACTTCAGGTTCAATGTATAG
- a CDS encoding HDOD domain-containing protein: MPSNNILEKIESLPPLPKTIIEIEEFRKKLNKEPIDLLKIIEKDALIISTLLKISNSAMFGFRSKVETPSRAINLLGINFTISIAIGGTVQNLLMTNLEPYGINSDDFMRASNISSTLASLWLSKIDVELKEEILLPALLQETGKFILAELILNEKKSEDFKSKIASGKSVEEVEMELLGVTTSQITAQIFRHWKLSDNLINMIEHVDDISNANADFKRKSQILDVIKTACNIKEPLSDANIEKATLKAVAYGFDKKVFEKAIEVLQDRLLDEL; this comes from the coding sequence TTGCCATCTAATAATATTTTAGAGAAGATAGAATCACTTCCACCACTGCCAAAAACGATAATTGAAATAGAAGAGTTTAGAAAAAAATTAAATAAAGAACCAATAGATTTATTAAAAATAATCGAAAAAGATGCTTTAATAATTTCTACTTTATTAAAAATTTCTAATTCTGCAATGTTTGGATTTCGTTCAAAAGTTGAAACTCCTAGTCGTGCTATAAATCTCTTAGGAATAAATTTTACAATTTCTATTGCAATTGGTGGAACAGTACAAAATTTATTGATGACAAATTTAGAGCCATATGGAATAAATAGTGATGATTTTATGAGAGCTTCAAATATCTCTTCAACATTAGCTAGTTTATGGTTATCAAAAATTGATGTTGAATTAAAAGAAGAGATACTTCTTCCTGCTCTTTTACAAGAAACTGGTAAATTTATTTTGGCTGAACTGATTTTAAATGAAAAAAAATCTGAAGATTTCAAAAGTAAAATTGCATCAGGTAAAAGTGTAGAAGAGGTTGAAATGGAGTTATTGGGTGTAACAACTTCTCAAATAACAGCTCAAATTTTTAGACATTGGAAACTAAGTGATAACTTGATTAATATGATTGAACATGTTGATGATATATCAAATGCAAACGCTGATTTTAAAAGAAAATCTCAAATTCTAGATGTAATTAAAACTGCTTGTAATATAAAAGAGCCATTAAGTGATGCAAATATTGAAAAAGCAACTTTAAAAGCTGTAGCTTATGGTTTTGATAAAAAAGTATTTGAAAAAGCTATCGAAGTCTTACAAGATAGATTATTAGACGAACTTTAA